The genomic window CTTCAGAGAGAAAGCATCTGTGAGGATGGGACAGGCCCCAGTAGTGAAGCCAGCTCTATAGGGTGACCTGGGCAGGGCCCTTCATAAGGGGACAGAGCTGGAGTCTGGGCTCTGTCACTGTCTTCTGTGTGATCTAGGGCCAGGCCCCTTCttccctggacctcagtttcccaatctgtaaaatggtCAGGTTGGACCAGTTGGCTCATCCATTCCCTCCAACTCTGACTCTTCCCCTCTGACCTACCTAAGGCCGGCCCCCTTTATCGCTCACTCTTCATTTGAAGGGTCATTTTCCCCAACAAGAACAGAGTGGACCCTAGGGTGGGTAGCTCTCATGCCCCAGGCAATGGAGGTGGGCGTCCTGTAGCCCCATGAGTCAGGGCTACGGGACTGGGGAAGTGTCCAGCCACTGGGCATAATTGCTACTGCCGACCATCCCTCTTCCAAACAGGaagtggctggggtgggggggtgccctGGCATCCCAAAAGTCACAGATTTATGGGCCCATAAAAGGGCCCAGTGCACATTAACTCTGCCCATCAGGCGACACAGCCTTGACTCCTAGTACAGACTGTCGTGGGAGTTGAAGGTGAATCCCAAGCTGACCGGTCTGGTGACTCGAGAATCCTTCCTCCTGAACCCCAGGAGCCTTGAAGGGGGTCATCTccaccagccccctgcccccggccAGCTGCCCCTGGGAAAGAATCCAGCAGCTCCTGCCAGCGACTTGCCGTGACGCTGGCATCAGGACCCAGTTCTGCGGGGCGTGATTCAGCCCGGCTGCTCCCTGGGGCAagtgagctggggaggagggcgTGGCCGCCCCTCATTAAGCAGAAACTGCAAGCTGAAAGGGAAAAGGGACGGGGGGCTGAGGGTGTGGGGGCCCCACTGGCTGGAGCCCATGTTCTGCCCACCCGTCAGCCACTGCTGGGCTTAGGACTGTCACAGAGCCTGGGacagagctggaggtggggggatggggggagcccACTGGCACCCTCGCCACCGCCTCTCACCCCACTGAGTCAGCCTAATGGTTTTTACAACCCTCCCTGGGCACAATTACTGCACTGGTGGCATGACCGGGCCTCCTAATGGGTGTTTATTCTGTTGGCACgagcccccccactccccacctagGGCTGGCCTCCCCACCGGGGCCCCCGCACACTCACACCCACATACAGTCATGGatccccccacacacccagggagactttctcacacacacatccTTGCACTCAAAGGAACTCACAGGCCCACACCCCAGAGACGGGCTCACACCAGGGAGACATATTTAGGGGCACAAGCACACACAGACTCATAACCAATCCCCCCCCcactccaaacacacacacacacctcgctctctctcccaaacCCAGCTGTACACACAACATATATGTGACACGGGCACACACCCAAATACGACCTCACCCATCATTCTTCCCTCCAGGGTTTGCCCAAGCAGAGATGAGGCAGCCCCCAGGGAAAGGATCATCCCCTAGCTTCCTTGGGGAGACCTGGGTGTTGTGAGTTTGCTTTTGGCACAGGGCTCGGAGCACAGGCCTGGAgacccggggcgggggggtggtccAGCTCCAGACAGGGAACGGGCCCTTCCTGTACGAATCACCTCGACAGTCCTCAGAAGGGTCGGCCAGCGGTGGGGATGAAGGCAGATTTTAGGTGAAAATAATTTGCGGCCAAGAttcctgcccacccctgccccaccccggaAGGGTGCCAGACGCAGGCTGGGTGCTGAGGAGGACGACAAGCCCTGGAATGGGTGGCGGTTAGGTGCCCAGAGGGCAAAGGAGTTTTCTGGAGCCCAGACCTGGCTCTGGCTacttgaccctgaccctgaccttgtCCTGCTCTGCTCCGGCAGACGGCACCCGATGGCTGGAAGAATTCTGTCCGCCACAACCTCTCTCTCAACAAATGTTTTGAGAAGGTAGAGAACAAATCGGGAAGCTCCTCTCGCAAGGGCTGCCTGTGGGCCCTCAATCCGGCTAAAATCGACAAGATGCAGGAGGAACTGCAGAAGTGGAAGAGGAAAGACCCTATCGCCGTGCGCAAGAGCATGGCCAAGCCGGGTGAGAGGCTGGGGGGCAACACAAGGAAGGGCGTGGTGCACCTAAGAGCAGGGCGAGGGGGACagtagaggggagggggagagggagagaagctgagcaaagagAATTTATCAATGAGTGAAGGTCTGAGTGGTTCCAAGGCTGGGGAGAGGGCTTGTGGGGAAAGGGAGGTCTCACGgtgtccctctctcttctctctcggGCCTTCGCAGAAGAGCTGGATAGCCTCattggagagaagagggagaagctgggctcCCCATTGCTGGGCTGCCCACCCCCTGGGCTGACCAGCTCAGGCCCCATCCGGCCCCTGGCCCCTCCAGTTGGGCTCTCCCAGCCACTGCACTCCATCCACCCAGCTCCGGGCCCCATTCCCGGCAAGAACCCCCTGCAGGACCTACTTGGGGGACACGTGTCCTCCTGCTATGGGCAGACATACTCGCACCTCTCACCGGGCCTGCCCCCTCCCGGACCTCCACAGTCGCTGTTCCCGCAGCCGGATGGGCACTTGGAGCTGCGGGCCCAGCCAGGCACACCCCAGGACTCGCCTCTGCCCGCCAACACCCCGCCCAGCCACAGTGCCAAGCTCCTGGCTGAGCCTTCCCCGGCCAGGACCATGCAGGACCCTCTGCTCCCAGACGGAGACCTTGGCACTGACCTGGACGCCATCAACCCCTCTCTCACCGACTTTGACTTCCAGGGTGAGCTGGGGGCGGAAAAGGGAAGATGGGAAAGGGCTGGAGAGGTGCGTCCAACGGTGTGGCCCATCCCCTCCAAGTCTCCAGGCTGGGGCCTAGCTAGCTGCCAGGTTTCTGGTCAGTTGAAACGGAGAAGTCCCTAGCCAGCCAGGGGTGCCAAGGGGCAAAGAGAAACGTCCTtgcccccactcccctccttcTGCTACCCCTGAACATGTTGCAATGGACCCCATCATCAAACCACTCCCAGCTCCAGGTAGCTGGGAAAAAGTCCAGTGTGCCATTGAATAGTGGCTGTGAGCGACTGCCCATCTGAACATTCCAAGAAGCGGCTGTGTTTTCTCACTCATCTTttagggcagaaggagagaggtgtTCCCCCCGGGGAAGAATGCAAGACCTCAGAACTAGGCAGGCCCTGCCGAGATTTGCGGGATAGGAATCTGGGGAGGGGTTCTATCAAGTCCATTCCACCTTGCCCGCCCCATCTCTGCACACGGCCAAGTCCATCCGTTCAGACCTAAACTCCAGTGGGTGCCCAGTCCCTGGTCCTGGCCCCGGGAGGCTTGGAGGAGGTGGCTGACCCAGGCCTCAGACCCTCTGGGAGCACGGGGGTGATTGAGGACATCCATAGGCAGCTGGAGACTGCTGACCCTTACAGAGCTCCTGGTCCTGGAGCCCAGGTCTTGGTAAACTTGTTAGGAATGCACAGCTAGAGCCTCAGCCCAGAAGTAGCCAGAAGTGGGGAGCAGCGCTCACCGGGGACCATCAGCTTCATGGGCCCCCTCTCCTCTGGGCCTCTCGAACCAGAGGAAGGATTATTAAACCCCTTTCACAAAAGCAcatggaggttaagtaacttattcAAGGTTACTTGGCTAGGAAGAAGGAGATTAAGGATTGGAACCCAAGCAGCCAAGTTCAGTCTGGGGTTTAGTCCGACCCCCTTCCTCCATCCCTGCAGCGCTGATGCCCAGGCCCTGGCCTGCCACAATGCAGATCCACAGCCCAGAGAGGAGGACGGGGTAGCAGCAATGACTCCTCCCTAGAGTCTCTGCTCCAGGCTCTGCTCTCCCTGGGGCCTGCAGTGGAGGACTTCATCGGGTCCCGAGGAGCACTGTTAGAAGAAGATCCTTGGTCTTGACTGCAGATTGCCTTCCTTGGAAGCCTGGGCACCAGCGAGGGGGAAGAGCACCAGGGCTCCCTCTGCAGGCTAACTCGGGAGTGCACAGCACAGACATCCCTCCTTTCAAAGGGCCAGCTCTCAAGTCCTTGgctaccccccgcccccactgcaaAATAAGAGCCCTGGAGATCATCTAAGCTATGGCAGAGGAATCGGAGGGTTCCAGCTACTCCCTGGGGCCAACAGTCTCTTCCCTGGTCAAGGTCACCCCAACAATGGTCTTTTTAGCATGTAAGAGCCAAGGGGTGGGGGTCCACAGGGTTCCTCGGTACCTCCCAGTGACTCCTGTTCTCTCCCCCAACTAGGAAACCTGTGGGAACAGCTGAAGGATGACAGCTTGGCCCTTGACCCCTTGGTACTGGTGACCTCATCTCCAACATCCTCTTCAATgccaccacctcctcccccaccccatggctTCCCCCCAGGGCCCTGTCTGGCAGAGACAGGCAGCGGGGCCGGTGACTTGGGACCACCCGGCAGTGGGGCCTCCGGGGCACTGGGTGACCTGCACCTCACCACCCTCTACTCGGCCTTCATGGAGCTGGAGCCCACACCCTCCGCGGCCCCTGCCGGCCCCTCTGTGTACCTCAGCCCCAGCTCCAAGCCCATGGCCCTAGCCTGAACCACGCCCAGCAGCCACTCTGGCCTCCATCCGGCCTGGACATCCCCGCTGGCCGCCCACATGGGGCCCACCTTAAAGGTCAAGGAAGGAAAACCAGCCCTGTCCCCTAAGCCACCAAGCCAACTGATTGTCAGCTGGCAGCTTGGGGGTGAAGAAGGTACCCCCCAATGCCACCCCTCACACATTTCTGCCATCTGGGGAGCCAGCTCCTCACTCAGGATCCCCAGAGACCGAGTATCCAGGCGAGGAAAGAATACACCCTCCCTAGCTCACACTCATCCACACCTACGTCCTGCAtaatatgtgtgcacacacacacacagtcaaatCAAACCCACACGCACCCACATACCTACTATCCAGAAGAATCAGAACTGCATCACCGAGAGTCTGACTCCACTTCTGACGTGACGGACAGCTGAGGGCCCAGGTCCTTGTGTGAGATCCAAGACCACCTGGAAACCCTCTTCTGATGTCCGCATGCTCTGCAGGCCTGGCCCCTTCTAACATGTTCTCTCCCGGAAGGCCCCTGTATTTATTCTCCCATCTTCATCCCAGCAGCCTGTCAGGGAGGAGTCATTGTACAGCCTCTCCCCAAGTTGTCTGTAGGTCCCCCAGGGGGCTGCTGTTCAGGGCACCCACCTGGCCAGGCTCCACCCAGCCTCAGTGTCTGCTCTGTCTGACCTCCCCCAGAATGCCACACAGGAGAGGTAACGGCCACCCCAGGACCAAACTGAGCCCAGTTCTGGCACAAAGTGTTTGGAAAAGCCCTTGCCCTCAGAAACTTCAGAGTGTCCTCTtctcccagccctgggctctggaaGGGCCTCTCCAGGGCACGACAATCTCACTCCTTCTCTGGAAGAACTTCATGTAGTTTAGTTCCCAACTTACTAATGACTTTCCACTGGCCCAGGCAGCCTGGGCATTCAGGGAaggagagcctgacacaggctggcaggggtgggaagggggtgtgtgtggtggCCGACACCCGCCTCTCTTTGACTGTTTGGCAGACCCACGATGTAGCCCAGAGCTGGGGATGTGGCCTAGTCAGCCACCATGCCCTACTGGAGAGTCTAACCCCCACCGAGTGGGAGCTTCAGCCTACCCTGTACCCAGGGGTGACAGAAATCCTCAGAGGTTGGCCTGGGCTTGGTTAGGCACAAGCAGATCTCTAGACAGCCTGCAGTTTTCCCCTGACCTAGAACAATAAAGCAAGTGCCTGTGGTCTTGGCTCCTGAGGCTTCATTTCCAGATTTCCCCTCCCTGAGCAGAAAGGCCAGGCCTTTCTGTAGACACCCTGGTCTGGGATGTCACCCTGACCCTCATTCTGTACTGTGAAGTTTCCAAATCCAATGAGTGAGGCACCCAGGAAGACTCCTGGACCAGCCTGAGGAGGGCGAGAGAGGGCAGGTAGGCGGGGCCTCTTCCCAGGAGAACGTCCAGAAAGATCCAAGGAAGCAGTTCTGCCCCTAAGAAGGAAGATGATTCCCTTCCCACCCTCAACCCCTTCTTACTGAGATTCACTGCTTTCCTCCTTGAACCCCACCATCTCTTCACACAGGAAGGGGTCTCTTCCCTGTCCGGGTCATAACTTCCTGTCCTCCATCTTTCCCTGGTGGGAGCTCCGGGTTCCACGGGTGAGGTGACTGGAAGGGAGCCCGGTACTGCGGACACTGCTGGCCCTGGAAGGTGGTCTCTGGGGGGTCAGGGCCCTACTCAGCCTCCACCCTCCCTGAGAGCCTGTGTCCAGGACTAGAGGGATAGGGCACAGTCGGCAGCTGGGGGAGACAGGGCCAGCCGGTGCACCCAAAAGGAAGACCCACCTCCCTCAGCCTAGCCCTGACTatagagggaaggggtggggggagactcTCTGTGAAGCCCCTACCCTACACCTCCGGCTCCAGCGGTGAGCAGAGATCAAGATCTCCTCCAGAGTAAAACCTCAGTCCTGTGGGCCCATTGAGCGCACCTACAAGGCAGTTGGCGCCCACACAAGTAAGGCAGGTGGCAAACAGAATTTGGGGtctctgagtttgtttttgtaaCCAGACCGGCCCTTAAACTTGAAAGGACTGCAGCCGCTCTCCCATTCATAGGCTGCCCCCTGCTGGTCATCTCACAACAAACAGTCACCGTTTGAGGATGTGAGCTGAACAGATGCAGGGTCTGGAAGTGCTCCGCTCTGGGGGAGTTAGCCTTTTCTttctggcgggggcgggggtgttgAGTGGCTCTAAACAGAAGGGTTCTAAAATTGGTTAGTTCATGGGTTCATTAAATTGgatgaacaggggtgcctgggtggctcggtcagctCCTcagctgtgagatcaagccctgcttcgggctctgtgctcagtgcaaggtcacttgagattctctttctccctctccctctgctcctcctttcacccctgctcacgctctctctctctctctctaaaataaataaataaataaaatgaagtttcttaaaaagctgGATGAAGAAATCATACCTTCATTGTCACTCATCTCAACCTCAAACTTAGTATTTCCCTCCATTACAAATGTCAGTCACAAATCACAATAGCTATAAAAGAATCTgtaactgggtgcctgggtgtctcagtgggttaaagctcaggtcatgatctcagggtcctgggatcgagccccatatcgggctctctgctcagtagggagcctgcttcctcctctctctctgcctgcctctctgcctacttgtgatctttctctgtcaaatatgtaaaataaaaatctttaaaaaaaaaaagaagaagaagaagaatctgtGACATTGTCATAAGGTAGAGAAATTGCAGATTCAAAATCACAGATGTTCTCATATTATATTACAGGTATCACAGAATAGATATGTAGATTCCTATTACACAGTTTTTAAATACCTAAAATACTTAGGATTACCGCATATTTTGTACACATAAGACCCTTACTGTTTCTAGGCTTCAGGAGACAATAACAATGGGGTCCATAACACACAAAAAGGTAAAGCACCCTTGTTTTCGTTAACAGGGTGGTAAGGGATGGATGGTGGCTCTTAACAGGAGGGcgtggggcagagaggaaggtgcTGGGGGTTGCAGCTAGCAATTTTTTACCATTGGAAGGGAAGCATCTCAATATTTCATCATGGGTTTGGCAGTCCTAACGTGCACCATACCATGACCAGCCTGGGTAGGCACAAATGGTGGGTCTCTCGGGCTTTCTTGCTCGACCCAGTGGCAGGGTCCATGTGACAATTCCTGAAGAGTCAAAGCCAAGAAATCTGGACCAcagcagagaaatgaaatctgagGCCCAGATCCGGCCAGGTCCATATGGACCTTCCAGCTCGTCAACATCAGAGCCAGGACCAGATTCACCCTTACCccatcttctccctccttctattGCCCAGGGACCCTCTACATTCTCAGGGGAAGTGCCGGGAACCAGATGCAGCAAGGTGCACCCTTGGCAGCAGACCAGTGCCAGAGACATGAAGACTTCCAAGGAGACAGGGGGCCAAGACTCTTCCTAGCCAGAACTCCTCCTCCAGGCCCAAAGTACATGGGACTCTCGGTGTGAGGGCCAACCCCATAATTCAGCCATCATTGCAGCTTCAGCAACCATCTTGTGGCCATTGACCTCCAAAGATCACCGTCTCCAGCCTTCACCCACTTCCTGGTCTCAGGGCCTGAATTTCCTGTCTCTTCCTGGTCACCTCCTTCAGGACATCTGTATGCACATGCCAGCAGGTCCCAACCTGAACTCATCATCTCCCCCAGCCCCGTGACAGctctcccattccccaccccaccccgacaTGCAGGCCCCAGACCAAGCTTCAGCTTCAACTCCTTCCTGTCTCTGGCCGTCTCATCCCATCAGCCGCCAGTTCTGGAAATCTTCCCTCTGAAAATCTCCACTTCGTCTGTTTCTCGCCATCTCCGTGGATACTGACCGAGTTCAGGTTCCCTTTGGCTGTCAGCCCAAATTCCTGCACCACCCTCCCGAGGGCCCCTCTGCTTGCCGTGAGGGTCTGTGATCTGGAGCCACACTGTGGGGTTAGAGCCATGACCCTGCCACTGAATAGACACACAGCTTTGGCCACACACATTCATCCCTCTAGGCCCACACTtcctgtgaaatgggcataataacAGTGCCTGCCTGAGAAGCAACTGTGAACAGTCTAAGTTAACACGTGGCCCCAGGCCTGGCACTCAGTGTGTGTCGGCTGTTAGTCTTGCTCCTTCAAATCCAGCCTTCTCTCAGCGGCCAGAGATAATCTGACTGGGTCATCCTGATTAACCCTCCCACCTTCCGCTGGAGAAGTCTTATCAACGGGACTACAGGCTCCAGAAGACCTGTCTTCCTTTCACATCATAAATATCCACTTTCCCCTAGACACCTGATCCATCTTGCCTCCAGACCCCTGATTTATGCTGTTCCCTATGCTTCAACGCTCATCCCGTCTCTTCCAGCCAATCATCTTGAGTGTCCGTGGTCCTGCTGGGAACAGATGTCTCCTCCAAGGGTCCTCCCCAGATCCCTCCAAACAGGATgactcccactcccctccctgtAGGCCCAGTCCATCTTATTCCTAGGAACAAGTGTGTGTTCGTGTCTCACTCATTTTAGAATTCCCAGAGTGCTGCCCAGCCAGGGCTCCAAGGAACCCAGAGGAATCCTGGCACTTATAGGTATCTTAGAGTTAAGTCTCAGCCCAGAGAGGGTGGTCACCAGGCATATCCAAATTAGTGCCTGAGAACAGTAGGGTGTGAGTTCTCTATCTACCCCCGGTTCTCCGTTTCCTCCACTAAGGAAATTAAGAGCTCTTCTGGGTTTGGGGTGGTGCTAGGGGCCAGCAGCAGCGTCCTATGCAGGCCAGCCAGGCCAGGGGATGCTCCcctggacctgagccaaaaccatgtcCACCTTGTCTCTCTCATGAGGGCTCAGTGCACAACCTAGTTAGCAGTCCTAGTGGTCTCTGGGTGGGGAAAGGTGCTCTAGAGAACCAGaccaccccctccacacacaccttCCGTCTACCCTAGAGTTGAGGGCCTTTGTCCCAGCCTCTGTTTTGCCAGAGCTGGCTATGACTTTGGGACAAAGCTTCCCTTCTCACAGTCTGGGTCTCCatctttaacaaaggaaaaaCCACCTTCTGGCTGCAACATATGCTAAATCTGACTCGAGATGCTGAGTGTGACACCAGGGTATACAGGATTAGTGGACAGGATGACCTGGGGGCCATGTTattgccccacccccaactccaccCCTTCCCCATACACACATGCGGGCTCACAGCCGAAGAACAGAAAAGGAGAGTTTATTGAAAACTATATACAGTTGGTCCAGGCCCTTTCACAGGCCACAGTCTGGAGGGATCCCCCCCACACCTTAGGCAGTAGCTCGGGCCCCGATGGTAAGGGCTAGGGCTGGAGCCAGGGCTGGGCCAGGTCCTGGCTCCCTTAGGAATCTTGGCAGCCAGACCAGCCCCCCACTCCAATGGATATCCTAAATAGCCTGTTGGTGGCAGGCAAGGAACAGGGAACAGGTCCCTGCCCTGACCTTGCCAAAGCCTGGATAGCGGAACACTACTCTTAAACCTGGGTCCCAGAGGACCAGCTAGGCTGTCCGGAAGTCCTGGCTACTCCTCTCCTAGGAGGCCTTCCTGGACATGGAGGCAGACAGCCCTcctaccccactcccaccccacggGCTTCAGAGACCTGGACTGGGGACATTAGGTACCCTCCCTCCCATCGCCAACTTGGGGGTCCAGGGCTCTCGGACCACTCCCCAGGTAGAAGACCTCGGGTTGAGAGGTGAGTGTTGGGGAGGACACAGCTAAGGGCCCAGGAccctcctggggcagggggctggtTTTGCGGGTCAGGGTGTTCCACTGTAGGAATAGTCTGCTTTGTTGTGCATCACCAGCCGGTCATCCACGAAGTAGAAGCTGTCAGACTGTGTCTCGTATGGGTGACGGATCATCTCACTGACTGCAAGAGAGGCCCCGCCAATTGGGGCAAAGGTCAGGAGCCTGAGCCGGGGCCCCTGCCAAGGAGGCTTTGGGACTGTGGGATGGGGACAAGCTGAACAACCCTCAGACCTCCCTCCACCTCACAAAGTTCCCCCAGCctttttgaacctcagtttccctaccgGTGGCATAGGAATGGCAGCCAAACAAAAGAGACCCAGGGCAGGAGAAAGGGGTCAGAACCACACTCCCCCGCCAGTTTGGTCTCTCTagtcttccctgcctccccccagacCCCCACGGCCCCTCCCACGCACTCAGCTcctcagagagaggggggaagtcgTAGATGTGCTCGCAGGTGTTCTTGCTGCTGGGGATGCAGAATCCAAAGTGGAAGTCAAAACTTTTGAGGAGCTGGTTGCGGAAGTAGTGCCTCTCAATCATGCGGAAGTTGTTGACAGGCTTGTCTCCCACTGTGAACTCCACCCTGGCAGATAGGAGAGGGCAGACCTGAGCTTGGCCTTGAAGTCAGGCCGCAAGGCTCCAGACAGACaccacccccaaaaaagaaaggcTCAGTAAGAACTCATTCCCCACTCTCACCCCtatccccagcccctgcccacctcccaccccacctccatcCAGTGACTCACGTGGCTCCCACCTGCCTCAGGCGGAGGAAGGCAGGCGTGAACTGGTAGCGAACAAAGCGCCCAGCATTGGGGTCCAGGTCCCGCCGGTTGATGGGCAACCGCTCTGTAATGTACCCCAACTGGGGCTCAGAGGGCTTCAGGCCAGGGCCCCGGGCCCACCCAGGGTTCCTATCCCAGGGCCCCCATCTGtctgaattcttaaaaaattccCCCAGGAGATTCTGATGCACCTTGAGGATTCAGACATTTGGCCAACTGGTTCCCCACCCCAGGAAGGGAGGGTAGTTTCTAGGTCAGCAGGTCACCAATTTCAATTGAGGTTCCCGGGGGGGCCCCAGGAGACAGAGGCCTGGGGCCTCTGGAACTGCAGTTCCCAGGAAGGCCTGCAGAGGGCAGGCTGGCAGGGACCGAAGGGGCCAGACTGTCCACCCAAGA from Mustela nigripes isolate SB6536 chromosome 16, MUSNIG.SB6536, whole genome shotgun sequence includes these protein-coding regions:
- the FOXN1 gene encoding forkhead box protein N1, yielding MVSLLPPQSDATLPGPARLEGEPQGDLMQAPGLPGSPASQNKLAGFSCSSFVPDGPPERAPSLPPQSPSVASPGPEQVHCPAGPGPGPFRLSPSDKYPSFGFEEGPASSPGRFLKGSHGPYHPYKRHFHEDVFPEAQTALALDGHSFKTPGALEAFEEIPVDVGEAEAFLPGFSAEAWSNGLPYPSQEHSPQVLGSEIKVKPPALETGPGMYCYQPPLQHLYCPSQPPFHQYSPGGGGYPIPYLGSSHYPYQRIAPQASTDGHQPLFPKPIYSYSILIFMALKNSKTGSLPVSEIYNFMTEHFPYFKTAPDGWKNSVRHNLSLNKCFEKVENKSGSSSRKGCLWALNPAKIDKMQEELQKWKRKDPIAVRKSMAKPEELDSLIGEKREKLGSPLLGCPPPGLTSSGPIRPLAPPVGLSQPLHSIHPAPGPIPGKNPLQDLLGGHVSSCYGQTYSHLSPGLPPPGPPQSLFPQPDGHLELRAQPGTPQDSPLPANTPPSHSAKLLAEPSPARTMQDPLLPDGDLGTDLDAINPSLTDFDFQGNLWEQLKDDSLALDPLVLVTSSPTSSSMPPPPPPPHGFPPGPCLAETGSGAGDLGPPGSGASGALGDLHLTTLYSAFMELEPTPSAAPAGPSVYLSPSSKPMALA
- the UNC119 gene encoding protein unc-119 homolog A; amino-acid sequence: MKVKKGGGGAGTGAEPAPGASGPSVEPKPEPQLQESESGSESEPEAGLGPRPGPLQRKQPIGPEDVLGLQRITGDYLCSPEENIYKIDFIRFKIRDMDSGTVLFEIKKPPASERLPINRRDLDPNAGRFVRYQFTPAFLRLRQVGATVEFTVGDKPVNNFRMIERHYFRNQLLKSFDFHFGFCIPSSKNTCEHIYDFPPLSEELISEMIRHPYETQSDSFYFVDDRLVMHNKADYSYSGTP